A section of the Streptomyces sp. NBC_00178 genome encodes:
- a CDS encoding SDR family NAD(P)-dependent oxidoreductase: MGTLDGKNVLITGTSGGMGRVAALIFAREGARIIGTDIEAEANAETADLVRRAGGEMTSLAPVDLTDPEQVRLMAEDAVDAYGGLDVVYNNAAMQRFGPMPDFSVEDWRATEAGELDIPFFVSKYTWSHLVRRGGGVIINVASEAGLIAGSTPPMVAHTAANAGVIGMTRQLALEGAPHGIRAVAISPGPVLTPASDRDLGDDQTMRDAITSKVLLKRFARPEEIVELAAFLASDRASFITGANYPVDGGASAW; the protein is encoded by the coding sequence ATGGGAACACTTGACGGAAAGAACGTGCTCATCACCGGCACCAGCGGCGGCATGGGGCGCGTCGCGGCACTGATCTTCGCCAGAGAGGGCGCCAGGATCATCGGTACCGACATCGAGGCGGAGGCCAACGCCGAGACGGCAGACCTCGTGCGTCGCGCCGGCGGGGAGATGACGAGCCTCGCGCCGGTCGACCTCACCGACCCGGAGCAGGTGCGCCTCATGGCCGAGGACGCGGTCGACGCGTACGGCGGCCTCGACGTCGTCTACAACAACGCGGCCATGCAGCGCTTCGGCCCGATGCCGGACTTCTCCGTCGAGGACTGGCGGGCGACGGAGGCCGGCGAACTCGACATCCCCTTCTTCGTGTCCAAGTACACCTGGTCCCACCTCGTCCGGCGCGGTGGCGGAGTGATCATCAACGTAGCGTCGGAGGCCGGGCTGATCGCGGGCTCCACTCCCCCGATGGTCGCCCACACCGCGGCCAACGCGGGCGTCATCGGAATGACGCGGCAGCTCGCACTGGAGGGCGCACCCCACGGGATCCGGGCCGTGGCCATCAGCCCGGGGCCCGTTCTGACTCCGGCGAGCGACCGGGACCTCGGCGACGACCAGACCATGAGGGACGCCATCACCAGCAAGGTCCTCCTCAAGCGCTTCGCGCGGCCCGAGGAGATCGTCGAACTCGCCGCGTTCCTCGCCTCCGACCGGGCGTCCTTCATCACCGGCGCCAACTACCCCGTCGACGGCGGAGCGAGCGCCTGGTAG
- a CDS encoding LysR family transcriptional regulator, translated as MDLETVRTFVAVADAGRFQEAAAELAVTQQAVSKRIAALERTLGVRLFTRTARGAELTIDGQAFLTHARELTRVAERAVGSVRSGRRPLRVDVIASRGAATGLMRGFHRAHPETELDVVMLFDIETAVAAIRSGAIDASFRAVSVPGRPLPEDVESVRVLDEPLQLLTGPAHALAGARSVTVAQLAGHRIWMPGIVPGTEWAAYYDDLVAEFGLTIEATGPNFGSDALLDTIADTPALATFMGGQTRLVWPSGHGLRRIPVTSPTPVYPHSLLWHRDSPHPALSSLRAHLADSATAGHGAADTWTPGWALPR; from the coding sequence ATGGACCTCGAGACCGTCCGGACCTTCGTCGCCGTCGCCGACGCGGGCCGGTTCCAGGAAGCCGCCGCCGAGCTGGCGGTCACCCAGCAGGCCGTCTCGAAACGCATCGCCGCGCTGGAGCGGACACTCGGTGTACGGCTCTTCACCCGCACGGCACGGGGCGCCGAGCTCACCATCGACGGCCAGGCGTTCCTGACCCACGCGCGGGAGCTGACGCGCGTCGCCGAGCGTGCGGTCGGGTCCGTACGCAGCGGCCGACGCCCGCTGCGCGTCGACGTGATCGCCTCGCGCGGTGCGGCGACCGGTCTGATGCGCGGCTTCCACCGCGCGCACCCCGAGACCGAGCTCGACGTGGTCATGCTGTTCGACATCGAGACGGCCGTGGCCGCGATCCGGTCCGGCGCGATCGACGCGTCCTTCCGTGCCGTGTCCGTGCCGGGCCGGCCCCTCCCTGAGGACGTCGAGTCCGTCCGGGTGCTGGACGAACCGCTCCAGCTCCTCACCGGCCCCGCCCACGCGCTGGCCGGCGCCCGGTCGGTCACCGTCGCCCAGCTCGCGGGGCACCGTATCTGGATGCCCGGCATCGTCCCGGGCACCGAGTGGGCCGCCTACTACGACGATCTCGTCGCCGAGTTCGGCCTCACCATCGAGGCGACGGGCCCCAACTTCGGTTCCGACGCGCTCCTGGACACCATCGCCGACACCCCGGCCCTGGCCACCTTCATGGGCGGACAGACCCGCCTCGTCTGGCCGTCGGGCCACGGCCTGCGCCGTATCCCGGTGACCTCCCCGACACCGGTCTACCCGCATTCGCTCCTCTGGCACCGGGACAGCCCGCACCCGGCGCTCAGCTCGCTCCGCGCCCACCTCGCCGACTCCGCCACTGCCGGCCACGGTGCGGCGGACACCTGGACGCCGGGCTGGGCCCTTCCCCGCTGA
- a CDS encoding MFS transporter — MKSGYRLGRRFGWLWGAYGTSALGTWLAFGAFPLIAVQVLDAGPAEVAALASVSSLVGAAAAVPLGPWVEFRPKRPVLITMDLVRFAVLLTVPAAFALGVLTFVQLLLVSVTVAAADITFRAASGAYLKTLLPAEHLLVANARLESTAWTTTMIGPPLGGVAVGLLGPVATVVADAASHLLSALGIRAMGGGDEPQPARSGTTRMRPGDVFDGWRHIRADVALRALFLNTALFNGLVMATQPLLAVLMLGPLGFAPWQYGPAFAAPSIGGLLGSRLARPLVTRFGQHRVLVVAGASRAVWPVGLVFLGPGTEGLLLVVGVEFALIFCCGVFNPVCTTYRLDRTATDRVARTLTAWAATSKAAAALLTALWGVLGGLFGSRTAVGLAGVLLLATPFLLPRAETASRAAGEAPAGCS, encoded by the coding sequence ATGAAGAGCGGGTACCGGCTGGGGCGGCGGTTCGGCTGGCTCTGGGGCGCTTACGGGACCAGCGCGCTCGGCACCTGGCTGGCCTTCGGCGCGTTCCCGCTGATCGCCGTCCAGGTCCTGGACGCGGGTCCGGCCGAGGTCGCCGCACTCGCCTCCGTGAGCTCCCTGGTGGGCGCCGCCGCGGCGGTGCCGCTCGGGCCCTGGGTGGAGTTCCGCCCCAAGCGGCCCGTGCTCATCACGATGGATCTGGTGCGCTTCGCAGTACTGCTGACGGTCCCTGCCGCGTTCGCGCTCGGCGTGCTCACCTTCGTACAACTCCTGCTGGTCTCCGTCACCGTCGCGGCGGCGGACATCACCTTCCGGGCCGCGTCCGGCGCGTACCTGAAGACGCTGCTGCCGGCCGAGCACCTCCTCGTCGCCAATGCCCGTCTGGAGTCGACCGCCTGGACGACCACGATGATCGGGCCGCCGCTGGGCGGCGTCGCCGTGGGCCTCCTCGGCCCGGTGGCGACGGTGGTGGCCGACGCGGCCAGTCACCTGCTCTCCGCCCTCGGCATTCGCGCGATGGGCGGCGGTGACGAGCCGCAGCCCGCGCGCAGCGGAACCACGCGGATGCGGCCGGGGGACGTCTTCGACGGCTGGCGCCACATCCGCGCCGACGTGGCGCTGCGTGCGCTGTTCCTCAACACCGCCCTGTTCAACGGTTTGGTGATGGCCACCCAGCCGCTGCTCGCCGTCCTGATGCTCGGTCCGCTCGGCTTCGCACCGTGGCAGTACGGCCCCGCGTTCGCCGCGCCGTCGATCGGCGGGCTGCTCGGTTCACGGCTGGCCCGCCCCCTCGTCACGCGCTTCGGGCAGCACCGCGTCCTCGTCGTCGCCGGCGCGTCCCGGGCGGTCTGGCCCGTCGGTCTGGTCTTCCTGGGACCCGGAACCGAGGGCCTCCTGCTGGTGGTCGGCGTCGAGTTCGCACTCATCTTCTGCTGCGGGGTCTTCAACCCCGTCTGCACCACGTACCGGCTCGATCGCACCGCGACGGACCGGGTCGCCCGCACCCTGACCGCCTGGGCGGCGACGTCCAAGGCCGCGGCCGCACTCCTGACGGCTCTCTGGGGCGTGCTGGGCGGCCTGTTCGGCTCCCGCACCGCCGTCGGCCTGGCCGGGGTTCTCCTGCTGGCGACCCCGTTCCTGCTCCCCCGTGCCGAGACGGCGTCGAGGGCGGCGGGCGAGGCCCCGGCCGGGTGTTCCTGA
- a CDS encoding NUDIX hydrolase family protein, whose protein sequence is MSDLTETTPGWLSTDELHMARARMPVLYVEAVPVRVDESGEVTSIGVLLRIGSDGTISRNLVSGRVMHHERVRDALLRHLEKDLGPVALPHVPASLQPFTVAEYFPTAGITPFHDPRQHAVSLAYVVPVTGDCRPRQDALDLVWLSPQEAASPAVQGEMPGGQGVLLKQALAHTGHMY, encoded by the coding sequence ATGTCTGACTTGACCGAGACCACGCCCGGCTGGCTCAGCACGGACGAACTGCACATGGCCCGCGCTCGCATGCCCGTCCTGTACGTCGAGGCCGTGCCCGTGCGAGTGGACGAGAGCGGAGAAGTGACGAGCATCGGGGTGCTCCTCCGGATCGGCTCCGACGGCACGATCAGCCGTAATCTCGTCTCCGGCCGCGTGATGCACCACGAGCGCGTCCGCGACGCACTCCTGCGTCACCTGGAGAAGGACCTGGGTCCGGTGGCCCTCCCCCATGTCCCGGCCTCTCTGCAGCCCTTCACGGTCGCGGAGTACTTCCCCACGGCGGGCATCACACCGTTCCACGATCCCCGCCAGCACGCGGTGTCCCTGGCGTACGTCGTCCCGGTCACCGGCGACTGCCGCCCCCGGCAGGACGCTCTGGACCTGGTGTGGCTCAGCCCGCAGGAGGCGGCGTCACCCGCCGTCCAGGGAGAGATGCCCGGCGGCCAGGGCGTCCTGCTGAAGCAGGCACTCGCCCACACGGGACACATGTACTGA
- a CDS encoding DedA family protein, which yields MIDSGATQWVTDLMATLGAPGAGLAIALENIFPPLPSEVILPLAGFTASTGGMNLYAALVWTTVGSVVGALALYGIGAALGRDRVVAVAARIPLVKVADLERTEAWFERHGTKAVFFGRMIPVFRSLISVPAGLERMRLPVFLTLTTLGSALWNTVFVLAGFFLGERWEVVSGYVSTYSKVVLAAAAVALLVFIAIRVFRGSKAGGPGGRAAEEARTDRT from the coding sequence ATGATCGACAGCGGCGCGACGCAGTGGGTGACGGACCTGATGGCCACCCTCGGGGCACCCGGGGCCGGACTGGCCATCGCATTGGAGAACATCTTCCCGCCGCTCCCCAGCGAGGTGATCCTCCCGCTGGCCGGGTTCACCGCGAGCACCGGCGGGATGAACCTCTACGCCGCTCTGGTGTGGACCACCGTCGGATCGGTCGTGGGCGCGCTCGCGCTCTACGGCATCGGCGCCGCGCTGGGCCGGGACCGGGTGGTCGCCGTGGCGGCCAGGATCCCGCTGGTGAAGGTCGCGGATCTCGAGAGGACGGAGGCGTGGTTCGAGCGCCACGGCACGAAGGCGGTCTTCTTCGGCCGGATGATCCCGGTGTTCCGCAGCCTGATCTCCGTGCCCGCGGGACTGGAACGCATGCGCCTGCCGGTCTTCCTCACGCTGACCACCCTCGGCAGCGCACTGTGGAACACCGTGTTCGTGCTGGCCGGCTTCTTCCTCGGCGAGCGATGGGAAGTGGTCTCCGGCTACGTGTCCACCTACTCCAAGGTGGTCCTCGCAGCAGCCGCCGTCGCACTCCTCGTCTTCATCGCGATCCGCGTGTTCCGCGGGTCCAAGGCAGGAGGTCCGGGCGGCCGGGCCGCCGAGGAGGCGCGGACCGACCGCACGTGA
- a CDS encoding carboxypeptidase regulatory-like domain-containing protein → MGAQPSAQAAAPAAALPAPAEAAPSPAALEPLCGSPGRSEAACLALRAAGQTPMLRLAAAATPPGLGPKDIQSAYSLPADGGAGQTIAIVDAYDNPNAEADLAVYRAQYGLPPCTTANGCFKKVDQRGGTDYPQTDNSWAGEIALDLDMVSAAAPGAHILLIETDNAGLENLAAGVDRAVALGARFVSNSYGRSGDLASDLATYGAHYDHPGVAVVVASGDYRYGLQFPSTLPFVTAVGGTNLTPAPDTPRGWTESVWTRGNYGPGSGCAQFQARPDYQKDTGCTGRSVADVSAVADNVAVYHTYGSEGIGWQRYGGTSVSAPLIASVYALAGSPRPGTRPAAYPYAAGGGLNDITSGTNGPCDTDYLCTAGPGYDGPTGLGTPAGLAAFRSGPHGTLTGTVKDAATGKPVARATVGSGLDVATTDDQGVYKLDLPAGAVDGLTARAFGYTTSAPARISLSDGQSVTRNFRLDVIKRKKIRGTVEDGSGHGWPLYARVAVNGSPEAPVWTDAATGRYELSLPMGATYTLDVTPDLPGYEPAEREVTVGKRAVTADFGLTADPDTAKAAGYTLRRDGATETFDSTTSAPHGWSVANAPGTHNGWQFDDPTRRGNGTGGSGSFAVVESDNGSIGPHQNSELISPVYDLSGAQSAELEFKTAYLYSPSNQRMSVDVTTDGGTTWETAWASSPSGGGPAERRTVHVGLRAWAGEAAVRLRFHFVADWGYFWSVDDVYVGTRNLTPVPGGLAVGTVRDRVTGAGLTGATVADPRYPAAVALTVATPDDPETGDGLYTLFVAAPDRATGKVTLRASAPGHATAENKAKVRRDDVVRQNFRLPPG, encoded by the coding sequence ATGGGCGCTCAGCCGAGCGCGCAGGCAGCGGCACCCGCCGCCGCCCTCCCGGCACCGGCCGAGGCCGCGCCCTCCCCGGCAGCCCTGGAACCACTGTGCGGTTCTCCGGGTAGGAGCGAAGCGGCGTGCCTCGCTCTGCGCGCCGCCGGCCAGACGCCGATGCTGAGGCTCGCTGCCGCCGCGACTCCTCCCGGGCTGGGCCCGAAGGACATCCAGAGCGCGTACAGCCTGCCCGCCGACGGGGGAGCGGGGCAGACGATCGCCATCGTCGACGCGTACGACAACCCCAACGCCGAGGCCGACCTGGCCGTCTACCGCGCGCAGTACGGCCTGCCGCCCTGCACGACCGCGAACGGCTGCTTCAAGAAGGTCGACCAGCGCGGAGGCACCGACTACCCGCAGACGGACAACTCGTGGGCAGGCGAGATCGCGCTGGACCTCGACATGGTCTCCGCGGCCGCCCCGGGCGCGCACATCCTCCTGATCGAGACCGACAACGCCGGTCTGGAGAACCTCGCCGCGGGCGTCGACAGGGCGGTCGCCCTCGGTGCCCGGTTCGTGTCGAACTCCTACGGCAGGTCAGGTGACCTCGCCTCCGACCTGGCCACCTACGGCGCGCACTACGACCACCCCGGTGTCGCCGTGGTCGTGGCCAGCGGCGACTACCGGTACGGGCTCCAGTTCCCCTCGACGCTGCCCTTCGTGACGGCGGTCGGCGGCACGAACCTCACCCCGGCCCCGGACACCCCCCGCGGCTGGACGGAGTCGGTCTGGACCCGCGGAAACTACGGCCCCGGTTCCGGCTGCGCGCAGTTCCAGGCCAGGCCCGACTACCAGAAGGACACCGGCTGCACCGGCCGAAGCGTCGCCGACGTCTCCGCGGTCGCGGACAACGTCGCCGTCTACCACACGTACGGCAGCGAGGGCATCGGCTGGCAGCGGTACGGCGGCACGAGCGTCTCCGCCCCGCTGATCGCCTCGGTCTACGCGCTTGCGGGAAGCCCCCGGCCCGGCACCCGGCCCGCCGCCTACCCGTACGCGGCCGGCGGCGGACTCAACGACATCACCTCCGGCACCAACGGCCCCTGCGACACCGACTACCTCTGCACGGCCGGCCCCGGCTACGACGGTCCGACCGGGCTCGGCACTCCCGCGGGCCTCGCCGCCTTCCGCAGCGGCCCGCACGGCACGCTCACCGGCACCGTCAAGGACGCCGCTACCGGCAAGCCGGTAGCCCGGGCCACCGTCGGATCGGGCCTGGACGTGGCCACCACCGACGACCAGGGCGTGTACAAGCTCGACCTTCCGGCGGGAGCGGTCGACGGCCTGACGGCACGTGCCTTCGGCTACACCACCTCGGCGCCGGCCCGCATCTCGCTCTCGGACGGGCAGTCGGTCACTCGGAACTTCCGGCTGGACGTCATCAAGCGCAAGAAGATCCGCGGCACGGTCGAGGACGGCTCCGGCCACGGCTGGCCGCTCTACGCGCGGGTCGCGGTGAACGGCTCGCCCGAGGCCCCCGTCTGGACCGATGCCGCCACCGGACGCTACGAGCTCTCCCTGCCCATGGGCGCCACCTACACCCTGGACGTCACCCCCGACCTGCCCGGCTACGAGCCCGCCGAGCGCGAGGTGACGGTGGGGAAGCGGGCGGTCACCGCGGACTTCGGCCTGACGGCGGACCCGGACACCGCCAAGGCCGCGGGCTACACGCTCCGTCGTGACGGTGCGACCGAGACCTTCGACTCCACGACCTCGGCCCCGCACGGATGGTCCGTCGCCAACGCCCCCGGCACGCACAACGGCTGGCAGTTCGACGACCCCACCCGGCGCGGCAACGGGACCGGCGGCAGCGGGTCCTTCGCCGTCGTGGAGAGTGACAACGGGTCGATCGGTCCCCACCAGAACAGCGAGCTGATCAGCCCGGTCTACGATCTTTCGGGCGCCCAGTCGGCAGAGCTGGAGTTCAAGACGGCCTACCTGTACAGCCCGTCCAACCAGCGCATGAGTGTGGACGTCACCACGGACGGCGGCACGACCTGGGAGACGGCCTGGGCCTCCTCCCCCTCGGGCGGCGGCCCGGCCGAGCGACGTACCGTGCACGTGGGCCTGCGTGCCTGGGCGGGTGAGGCGGCGGTGCGACTGCGCTTCCACTTCGTCGCCGACTGGGGGTACTTCTGGTCCGTAGACGACGTGTACGTCGGCACCCGGAACCTCACTCCGGTGCCGGGCGGCCTGGCCGTCGGCACGGTCCGCGACCGTGTCACGGGCGCCGGACTGACGGGCGCCACCGTCGCCGACCCGCGGTACCCGGCAGCCGTCGCCCTCACCGTCGCGACGCCGGACGACCCGGAGACCGGCGACGGCCTCTACACGCTGTTCGTCGCGGCCCCGGACAGGGCCACCGGCAAGGTCACCCTGCGGGCGAGCGCCCCGGGCCACGCCACCGCTGAGAACAAGGCCAAGGTGCGCCGGGACGACGTGGTCCGTCAGAACTTCCGCCTCCCGCCGGGCTGA
- a CDS encoding globin domain-containing protein codes for MMPTAPTDREILLVRSSVAAVEPQAAEMTVYFYAILFARYPEVRGLFPENMDVQRDRLLRGLLRIIDLVDDVDKLVEFCSRLGRDHRKFGTMDAHYPAVGECLLAAVARYAGPAWNDELATAWTRSYTVAAHVMMAAAADDVRLRPATWEAQIIHHAYRGHGIAEVTVRPDLPYPFVAGQYVSLETPWHPRAWRHYSPCHPPRPDGTLTFHVRAVPDGPVSSALVYHAAPGHIVRLGPPQGDMTLASAGDRDLVCVAGGTGLAPVRALLEEAAAHDMRRYVDLFVGARTAEELYGLDDMLRMAQRHHWLTVRASVSHQEIPGQQGTLPQVLREFGPWDRHEAFLCGPPDMVTTAVDTLLRQGTPRAHIHHDPIETPVLTAPLTPPRTSLENAPQ; via the coding sequence ATGATGCCCACGGCACCCACGGACCGAGAGATCCTCCTGGTGCGCTCCAGCGTCGCCGCGGTCGAACCGCAGGCCGCGGAGATGACCGTGTACTTCTACGCCATCCTGTTCGCACGGTACCCGGAGGTCCGGGGGCTGTTCCCCGAGAACATGGACGTGCAGCGCGACCGGCTGCTGCGCGGCCTGCTGCGCATCATCGACCTGGTCGACGACGTGGACAAGCTGGTCGAATTCTGCTCGCGGCTGGGGCGTGACCACCGCAAGTTCGGGACGATGGACGCTCATTACCCCGCTGTGGGCGAGTGTCTGCTCGCCGCCGTGGCCCGGTACGCGGGACCTGCCTGGAACGACGAGCTCGCCACGGCCTGGACCCGCTCCTACACCGTCGCCGCCCACGTGATGATGGCAGCGGCGGCCGATGACGTCCGGCTCCGCCCGGCGACCTGGGAAGCCCAGATCATCCACCACGCCTACCGCGGACACGGGATCGCGGAGGTCACCGTGCGCCCCGACCTTCCCTACCCCTTCGTGGCCGGGCAGTACGTGAGCCTGGAGACCCCCTGGCATCCGCGCGCCTGGCGGCACTACTCCCCCTGCCACCCACCGCGTCCGGACGGCACCCTGACCTTCCACGTACGCGCCGTCCCCGACGGGCCGGTCAGCAGCGCCCTGGTGTATCACGCCGCCCCGGGCCATATCGTGCGGCTGGGGCCGCCACAGGGCGACATGACACTCGCGTCGGCAGGCGACCGCGATCTGGTGTGTGTGGCCGGCGGTACCGGCCTCGCCCCGGTTCGCGCCCTTCTGGAGGAGGCCGCCGCCCACGACATGCGCCGGTACGTCGACCTGTTCGTGGGCGCCCGCACCGCCGAGGAGCTCTACGGCCTGGACGACATGCTGCGCATGGCCCAGCGGCACCACTGGCTGACGGTCCGCGCTTCCGTCTCCCACCAGGAGATCCCCGGCCAGCAGGGAACGCTCCCCCAGGTCCTGCGTGAATTCGGCCCCTGGGACCGCCACGAAGCCTTTCTGTGCGGGCCGCCCGACATGGTCACGACCGCCGTCGACACACTCCTGCGCCAGGGCACACCGCGGGCCCACATCCACCACGACCCGATCGAGACCCCCGTCCTCACTGCTCCCCTCACCCCGCCGCGAACCAGTCTGGAGAACGCCCCCCAGTGA